A genomic window from Vigna radiata var. radiata cultivar VC1973A chromosome 2, Vradiata_ver6, whole genome shotgun sequence includes:
- the LOC106756399 gene encoding NEDD8-activating enzyme E1 regulatory subunit AXR1 codes for MAEPKVKYDRQLRIWGDQGQAALEKSSICLLNCGPTGSETLKNLVLGGIGSITVVDGSKVEEGDLGNNFLVDESSLGKSKAKCVCSFLQELNDAVKAKFVEESPETLIETNPSFFSQFTLVVATQLVEYSMIKLDRICREANVILIFARSYGLTGFVRISVKEHDVIESKPEHFLDDLRLNNPWPELKRFADDIDLNVQDPVVHKHIPYVVILVKMADEWAKSHGGRLPSTREEKKEFKELLKAGMVAQDEDNYKEAIDSSFKVFAPRGISMELQQILNDSAAEVDSNSSDFWVLVAALKDFIANEGGGEAPLEGSIPDMTSSTEQYVNLQNIYHAKAEADFLVIERVARGILKKIGRDSNSIPRSTIKSFCKNARKLKVCRYRLIEDEFNAPNLPDLQKYLTDEDSSIAMGIYILLRAADRFSANYNSFPGQFDSAMDEDIPRLKSTAIGLLNDLGCNGATLAEDLINEMCRFGAAELHAVAALVGGIASQEVIKLITKQFVPMSGTYIFNGIDHKSQLLSL; via the exons ATGGCAGAACCTAAGGTTAAGTACGATCGCCAACTCAG AATATGGGGTGACCAAGGACAAGCAGCCCTCGAGAAATCTAGTATTTGCTTACTTAACTGTGGCCCAACGGGTTCTGAAACACTGAAGAATCTTGTTCTTGGTGGGATTGGAAGCATCACTGTAGTTGATGGATCTAAAGTCGAAGAGGGCGACCTTGGAAACAATTTTTTGG TGGACGAGTCAAGCCTTGGAAAGTCAAAGGCAAAATGTGTTTGCTCATTTCTTCAAGAGCTGAATGACGCAGTTAAAGCTAAGTTTGTAGAAGAGTCTCCTGAAACATTGATTGAGACAAATCCATCATTCTTTTCTCAATTTACTTTGGTCGTTGCCACTCAG CTCGTGGAATATTCAATGATTAAGCTTGACCGAATCTGCAGGGAGGCAAATGTGATTTTGATCTTTGCTCGCTCCTATGGCCTTACAGGGTTTGTTCGAATTAGTGTGAAG GAACATGATGTGATTGAGTCAAAGCCTGAACATTTCTTGGATGATCTACGTTTAAATAACCCTTGGCCTGAACTCAAGAG ATTTGCTGATGACATTGATTTGAATGTTCAAGATCCTGTGGTCCATAAGCACATACCATATGTTGTCATTCTTGTCAAGATGGCTGACGAGTGGGCAAAAAGCCATGGTGGTAGGCTTCCATCGActagagaagaaaagaaggagtTCAAG GAGCTTCTTAAGGCTGGGATGGTTGCACAAGATGAGGATAATTATAAAGAGGCTATTGATTCATCATTCAAAGTATTTGCTCCCCGAGGAATta GTATGGAGTTGCAACAGATACTAAATGATAGTGCTGCTGAAGTAGATTCTAATTCGTCAGATTTTTGGGTATTGGTGGCAGCTCTGAAG GATTTCATTGCAAATGAAGGGGGCGGGGAGGCACCTCTTGAAGGATCTATACCGGATATGACTTCTTCCACTGA GCAATATGTGAATTTGCAGAATATCTATCACGCCAAAGCTGAGGCTGATTTTCTTGTAATAGAACGTGTAGCGAGAGGTATATTGAAGAAGATTGGTAGAGATTCAAATAGCATTCCAAGGTCAACGATTAAAAGCTTCTGTAAAAATGCAAGAAAACTCAAA gTTTGCAGGTACCGTCTAATTGAAGATGAGTTTAATGCTCCAAACTTACCTGATTTACAGAAGTACTTAACTGATGAGGATTCCAG CATTGCCATGGGAATTTATATTTTGCTTCGAGCGGCTGACCGGTTTTCTGCCAATTACAATAGTTTTCCCGGCCAATTTGACAG TGCCATGGACGAGGATATACCTCGATTAAAGAGCACAGCAATCGGCTTACTTAATGACTTGGGATGCAATGGGGCCACTTTGGCTGAGGACCTTATCAACGAGATGTGTCGCTTTGGTGCTGCAGAGCTTCATGCTGTTGCTGCTTTGGTTGGAGGAATTGCATCGCAAGAAGTGATCAAG CTCATAACAAAGCAATTCGTACCAATGTCCGGAACCTACATATTCAACGGCATTGACCACAAATCACAGCTGTTGTCACTATAA